The following are from one region of the Silene latifolia isolate original U9 population chromosome 9, ASM4854445v1, whole genome shotgun sequence genome:
- the LOC141600601 gene encoding protein FAR-RED IMPAIRED RESPONSE 1-like, whose protein sequence is MDQQRYTQRCDDYDSDHSLPNLVTTIHLEKHGAIVYTHAVFKMFQVEVKAAMLCGVADFDKEDNLRIIFVEDAESNKTFKVTFNLSTTDAECAYKLFERIGLDSNGNVIEDSNIAHFDNSHVCKLWAELSATVGVLKTLPTVHMDELASLLVEFREKLSVTPLTKDQEVEMLLGCSSSSEVIIRPSVKAHNKGNGKRF, encoded by the exons ATGGACCAGCAGCGCTACACACAAAGGTGTGATGATTATGACAGCGACCACTCATTACCTAACCTAGTCACAACCATACATTTAGAAAAACATGGTGCTATTGTATACACACATGCGGTGTTTAAGATGTTCCAAGTGGAAGTAAAGGCTGCTATGTTATGTGGTGTCGCTGACTTTGACAAGGAAGACAATCTGCGGATAATTTTTGTGGAAGATGCTGAATCAAACAAAACTTTCAAGGTGACATTCAACCTTTCAACCACGGATGCAGAATGTGCTTACAAACTCTTCGAAAGAATAGG GCTTGATTCCAATGGGAATGTCATCGAGGATTCAAATATAGCTCACTTTGATAACAGCCATGTGTGCAAGCTATGGGCAGAGTTAAGTGCAACCGTTGGAGTTCTCAAAACTTTGCCTACGGTTCACATGGACGAATTAGCATCCCTCCTAGTTGAGTTCCGCGAGAAGTTATCTGTTACACCACTTACAAAAGATCAAGAAGTGGAGATGCTCTTGGGCTGCAGCTCTTCGTCTGAAGTCATTATCCGACCATCGGTTAAAGCACACAACAAGGGCAACGGAAAAAGATTTTAA
- the LOC141602435 gene encoding DEAD-box ATP-dependent RNA helicase 21-like, giving the protein MSTETTISMFCNSPTSLNRRDPCLEEPATSSPSSLIPLFHNISIDDQRNTITEWRILNQQYDVSYKGLKVPTPIKTFSECNLNPHLLTALANTTPSPIDMATVPLALHQRDVLCSGVTDVAPKARVFILPLLMRILTLPRMSPMMSRSRRPRNTKGGGGGPYAVILVPDRDLGEALHSLIIWFYPILRISVFELYAAAVDMIEGAPVVIATPFRLYDSFVRRLVTLDQCSFVALYQVDQILDSASGSYYLDHIIKKAMPTHYLKPETLGEEFVDGEVYQTTYMICSTITPLVQRLADEFLRSPVLMNLGQPLCPKTDY; this is encoded by the exons ATGTCGACGGAAACTACGATATCGATGTTCTGCAACTCTCCAACCTCCCTTAATCGCCGCGATCCATGCCTTgag GAACCCGCGACATCCTCTCCGTCCTCACTAATTCCTCTATTCCACAACATTAGCATTGATGATCAACGGAATACTATAACAGAATGGAGAATCCTGAACCAGCAATATGATGTCTCGTATAAAGGTTTGAAGGTGCCCACACCAATCAAGACATTCTCTGAGTGCAACTTGAATCCTCATCTTTTGACTGCACTCGCTAATACCACTCCTTCTCCTATTGACATGGCTACTGTTCCGCTAGCGCTGCATCAGAGAGATGTTCTTTGCAGCGGAGTAACTGATGTTGCACCTAAAGCCAGGGTATTCATTCTTCCGTTGCTCATGCGTATTCTTACGCTTCCCAGGATGTCTCCCATGATGTCTCGCAGTCGCAGGCCTAGAAATACTAAAGGTGGTGGCGGTGGTCCGTATGCTGTCATCTTGGTACCTGACCGTGACCTGGGTGAAGCTCTTCATTCACTTATTATTTGGTTTTATCCCATCTTGAGGATCAGCGTTTTTGAGTTGTATGCTGCTGCGGTCGATATGATAGAGGGCGCCCCGGTTGTTATTGCTACACCATTTCGTCTTTATGATTCCTTTGTTCGTCGCCTTGTTACACTCGACCAATGCTCTTTTGTTGCCCTTTATCAGGTTGATCAAATACTTGATAGTGCTTCTGGAAGTTATTATCTAGATCATATCATCAAGAAGGCAATGCCCACTCACTACCTCAAACCTGAAACGCTAGGTGAAGAGTTCGTTGATGGAGAGGTATATCAAACCACTTACATGATCTGTTCCACCATCACACCACTTGTCCAACGCCTTGCTGACGAGTTCTTGAGATCCCCTGTTCTGATGAATCTTGGACAGCCGCTGTGCCCAAAAACTGAttactag